A window from Citrus sinensis cultivar Valencia sweet orange chromosome 3, DVS_A1.0, whole genome shotgun sequence encodes these proteins:
- the LOC102622663 gene encoding protein NBR1 homolog isoform X2, protein MESTMVIKVKYGDTLRRFNARVDENEKLDLDIDGLRAKIKSLFNFPHDSDLTLTYVDEDGDIVTLVDDADLCDVMRQRLKFLRIDVHLNNDKFGKAYARSSGSSTPLRSPRIQHPLPDIDSKISEILKSVPEPLREAISKLSTDVASKAASTSPMITDLVGYFSKMGLSHVNVVPQSQYGAESSGKAEASENLMAHSVSNDPNVSKDDGLREVLPTTNLKEVFPKTSLKEVLPKTTAVDSTSKSSKDVDIGIAARGVGALLSSVDLNLPPVDSAPSGSTMSIAPPASNITAGDDRMDANENSVHQTTSVPMSTSSVDPMWPSDVNQPRTADLGGNLSTNCPFSGIPVANESAGSSRHPRRGHFKRGFNRDALMGMFHKGVRCDGCGVHPITGPRFKSKVKDDYDLCSICFAAMGSEADYIRIDRPVHYRHPRPFRGLYDHNFWLGTPGPDTQHVGALGAPHILRDRGIKPGCSRLDSCFILDVNVLDGTMMAPSTPFTKIWRMRNTGNLAWPRGSQLVWIGGDRFSDGVSVEIEVPADGVPVEGEIDIAVDFTASELPGRYISYWRMSSPSGVKFGQRVWVLIQVDPSLKDSISDGFGGLNLNVPPESTRSNGAEIIDVNVRPIVDGGFQEPSNSFSVKEPAKPWVEQPKKEQEMNVPLNDSLLVGHGGASASAPPPPLPRSEATSTVLYPIIDLAESEADETSHPAVSFTGLPTSSEEIRSDKDAVEQTLLRELEEMGFKQVDLNKEILRMNEYDLEQSVDDLCGVSEWDPILEELQEMGFHDEETNKRLLKKNNGSIKGVVMDLLTGEKA, encoded by the exons ATGGAGTCTACTATGGTTATCAAG GTTAAGTATGGAGATACACTTAGGCGCTTTAATGCTCGtgttgatgaaaatgaaaagttggATCTCGACATTGATGGATTGAGGGCAAAGATCAAAAGTCTCTTTAATTTTCCTCATGATTCTGATCTTACACTGACTTATGTTGATGAAGATGGTGACATAGTAACTCTTGTTGATGATGCTGATCTGTGTGATGTAATGAGGCAGCGTCTTAAGTTCTTGAGGATTGATGTGCACCTGAACAATGACAAATTTGGTAAAGCTTATGCTAGATCAAGTGGAAGTTCTACTCCCTTGAGATCCCCGCGAATCCAGCATCCATTACCTGACATCGACAGTAAGATTTCTGAAATTCTGAAATCTGTGCCAGAGCCACTGCGTGAAGCCATATCAAAGCTATCTACTGACGTTGCTTCAAAGGCTGCATCCACCAGTCCAATGATTACTGATCTTGTTgggtatttttcaaaaatgggCCTGTCCCACGTGAATGTAGTTCCCCAGTCCCAATATGGTGCAGAATCAAGTGGGAAGGCAGAGGCTTCTGAAAATCTAATGGCTCATTCAGTTTCTAATGATCCAAATGTGTCAAAAGATGATGGCCTGAGGGAAGTTTTGCCAACGACAAACCTGAAGGAAGTTTTTCCAAAGACAAGCCTGAAGGAAGTTTTGCCAAAGACAACAGCTGTGGATTCAACTTCTAAAAGTAGCAAAGATGTTGATATTGGGATTGCAGCTCGAGGCGTAGGAGCACTTCTCTCTTCTGTTGACCTCAATCTTCCACCGGTTGATTCTGCTCCATCTGGAAGCACCATGAGCATTGCTCCTCCTGCGTCCAATATTACAGCTGGTGATGACCGGATGGATGCTAATGAGAATAGTGTTCATCAAACTACCAGTGTTCCTATGTCCACAAGTTCTGTTGATCCTATGTGGCCTTCTGATGTAAATCAACCTCGTACTGCTGATTTGGGTGGTAATCTTTCTACCAACTGCCCATTTAGTGGGATTCCAGTAGCAAATGAGTCTGCTGGTAGTTCCCGGCATCCTCGCCGTGGTCATTTCAAGCGGGGCTTTAATCGTGATGCCTTGATGGGTATGTTCCATAAGGGTGTTCGTTGTGATGGTTGTGGGGTTCATCCAATTACTGGACCTCGATTCAAATCAAAAGT GAAAGATGATTATGACCTGTGCAGCATCTGCTTTGCAGCTATGGGTAGTGAAGCTGATTATATTAGAATCGATAGGCCGGTTCATTATCGACATCCACGACCTTTCAGAGGGTTATATGATCAT AACTTTTGGCTGGGAACCCCAGGCCCAGATACACAACATGTTGGTGCACTAGGAGCTCCACACATTTTGAGAGATCGTGGAATCAAGCCTGGTTGTTCTAGGTTAGACAGTTGCTTTATTTTGGATGTTAATGTATTGGATGGGACTATGATGGCTCCATCTACCCCATTTACAAAGATATGGAGGATGCGCAATACTGGTAATTTGGCTTGGCCTAGGGGTTCTCAACTTGTGTGGATTGGGGGCGATAGGTTTAGTGATGGAGTTTCAGTTGAGATAGAG GTTCCTGCTGATGGTGTGCCGGTGGAGGGGGAGATTGACATTGCAGTTGATTTTACTGCTTCTGAATTGCCTGGTCGTTATATCTCTTATTGGAGGATGTCCTCACCATCAGGGGTCAAATTTGGGCAACGTGTATGGGTTCTTATACAG GTCGATCCCTCTCTGAAGGACAGCATTAGTGATGGCTTTGGAGGCTTGAACTTGAATGTTCCCCCTGAGAGCACTAGGTCTAATGGTGCTGAAATTATTGATGTGAATGTTCGGCCTATTGTGGATGGAGGCTTTCAGGAGCCTAGCAACTCCTTCAGTGTGAAGGAGCCAGCAAAGCCATGGGTTGAACAGCCTAAAAAGGAGCAGGAGATGAATGTTCCTCTAAATGATAGCTTGCTGGTTGGGCACGGTGGTGCTTCAGCTTCTGCTCCTCCACCTCCACTCCCCCGTTCAGAGGCTACTTCAACCGTGTTGTATCCCATTATTGACCTGGCTGAATCAGAAGCCGATGAGACATCTCATCCAGCAGTCTCTTTTACCGGTTTACCAACATCATCTGAAGAGATCCGTAGTGATAAAGATGCTGTTGAGCAGACCCTCCTCAGGGAACTCGAGGAGATGGGTTTCAAGCAGGTTGATTTGAACAAGGAGATATTGAGGATGAATGAGTATGACTTGGAGCAGTCTGTGGATGATCTCTGTGGTGTGTCTGAGTGGGATCCAATCCTTGAGGAGTTGCAGGAGATG GGTTTCCATGACGAAGAAACTAACAAGAGGCTGCTGAAGAAGAACAATGGGAGTATCAAGGGTGTGGTGATGGATCTTCTTACCGGGGAGAAAGCTTAG
- the LOC102622663 gene encoding protein NBR1 homolog isoform X1: MESTMVIKVKYGDTLRRFNARVDENEKLDLDIDGLRAKIKSLFNFPHDSDLTLTYVDEDGDIVTLVDDADLCDVMRQRLKFLRIDVHLNNDKFGKAYARSSGSSTPLRSPRIQHPLPDIDSKISEILKSVPEPLREAISKLSTDVASKAASTSPMITDLVGYFSKMGLSHVNVVPQSQYGAESSGKAEASENLMAHSVSNDPNVSKDDGLREVLPTTNLKEVFPKTSLKEVLPKTTAVDSTSKSSKDVDIGIAARGVGALLSSVDLNLPPVDSAPSGSTMSIAPPASNITAGDDRMDANENSVHQTTSVPMSTSSVDPMWPSDVNQPRTADLGGNLSTNCPFSGIPVANESAGSSRHPRRGHFKRGFNRDALMGMFHKGVRCDGCGVHPITGPRFKSKVKDDYDLCSICFAAMGSEADYIRIDRPVHYRHPRPFRGLYDHRQNFWLGTPGPDTQHVGALGAPHILRDRGIKPGCSRLDSCFILDVNVLDGTMMAPSTPFTKIWRMRNTGNLAWPRGSQLVWIGGDRFSDGVSVEIEVPADGVPVEGEIDIAVDFTASELPGRYISYWRMSSPSGVKFGQRVWVLIQVDPSLKDSISDGFGGLNLNVPPESTRSNGAEIIDVNVRPIVDGGFQEPSNSFSVKEPAKPWVEQPKKEQEMNVPLNDSLLVGHGGASASAPPPPLPRSEATSTVLYPIIDLAESEADETSHPAVSFTGLPTSSEEIRSDKDAVEQTLLRELEEMGFKQVDLNKEILRMNEYDLEQSVDDLCGVSEWDPILEELQEMGFHDEETNKRLLKKNNGSIKGVVMDLLTGEKA; encoded by the exons ATGGAGTCTACTATGGTTATCAAG GTTAAGTATGGAGATACACTTAGGCGCTTTAATGCTCGtgttgatgaaaatgaaaagttggATCTCGACATTGATGGATTGAGGGCAAAGATCAAAAGTCTCTTTAATTTTCCTCATGATTCTGATCTTACACTGACTTATGTTGATGAAGATGGTGACATAGTAACTCTTGTTGATGATGCTGATCTGTGTGATGTAATGAGGCAGCGTCTTAAGTTCTTGAGGATTGATGTGCACCTGAACAATGACAAATTTGGTAAAGCTTATGCTAGATCAAGTGGAAGTTCTACTCCCTTGAGATCCCCGCGAATCCAGCATCCATTACCTGACATCGACAGTAAGATTTCTGAAATTCTGAAATCTGTGCCAGAGCCACTGCGTGAAGCCATATCAAAGCTATCTACTGACGTTGCTTCAAAGGCTGCATCCACCAGTCCAATGATTACTGATCTTGTTgggtatttttcaaaaatgggCCTGTCCCACGTGAATGTAGTTCCCCAGTCCCAATATGGTGCAGAATCAAGTGGGAAGGCAGAGGCTTCTGAAAATCTAATGGCTCATTCAGTTTCTAATGATCCAAATGTGTCAAAAGATGATGGCCTGAGGGAAGTTTTGCCAACGACAAACCTGAAGGAAGTTTTTCCAAAGACAAGCCTGAAGGAAGTTTTGCCAAAGACAACAGCTGTGGATTCAACTTCTAAAAGTAGCAAAGATGTTGATATTGGGATTGCAGCTCGAGGCGTAGGAGCACTTCTCTCTTCTGTTGACCTCAATCTTCCACCGGTTGATTCTGCTCCATCTGGAAGCACCATGAGCATTGCTCCTCCTGCGTCCAATATTACAGCTGGTGATGACCGGATGGATGCTAATGAGAATAGTGTTCATCAAACTACCAGTGTTCCTATGTCCACAAGTTCTGTTGATCCTATGTGGCCTTCTGATGTAAATCAACCTCGTACTGCTGATTTGGGTGGTAATCTTTCTACCAACTGCCCATTTAGTGGGATTCCAGTAGCAAATGAGTCTGCTGGTAGTTCCCGGCATCCTCGCCGTGGTCATTTCAAGCGGGGCTTTAATCGTGATGCCTTGATGGGTATGTTCCATAAGGGTGTTCGTTGTGATGGTTGTGGGGTTCATCCAATTACTGGACCTCGATTCAAATCAAAAGT GAAAGATGATTATGACCTGTGCAGCATCTGCTTTGCAGCTATGGGTAGTGAAGCTGATTATATTAGAATCGATAGGCCGGTTCATTATCGACATCCACGACCTTTCAGAGGGTTATATGATCAT AGACAGAACTTTTGGCTGGGAACCCCAGGCCCAGATACACAACATGTTGGTGCACTAGGAGCTCCACACATTTTGAGAGATCGTGGAATCAAGCCTGGTTGTTCTAGGTTAGACAGTTGCTTTATTTTGGATGTTAATGTATTGGATGGGACTATGATGGCTCCATCTACCCCATTTACAAAGATATGGAGGATGCGCAATACTGGTAATTTGGCTTGGCCTAGGGGTTCTCAACTTGTGTGGATTGGGGGCGATAGGTTTAGTGATGGAGTTTCAGTTGAGATAGAG GTTCCTGCTGATGGTGTGCCGGTGGAGGGGGAGATTGACATTGCAGTTGATTTTACTGCTTCTGAATTGCCTGGTCGTTATATCTCTTATTGGAGGATGTCCTCACCATCAGGGGTCAAATTTGGGCAACGTGTATGGGTTCTTATACAG GTCGATCCCTCTCTGAAGGACAGCATTAGTGATGGCTTTGGAGGCTTGAACTTGAATGTTCCCCCTGAGAGCACTAGGTCTAATGGTGCTGAAATTATTGATGTGAATGTTCGGCCTATTGTGGATGGAGGCTTTCAGGAGCCTAGCAACTCCTTCAGTGTGAAGGAGCCAGCAAAGCCATGGGTTGAACAGCCTAAAAAGGAGCAGGAGATGAATGTTCCTCTAAATGATAGCTTGCTGGTTGGGCACGGTGGTGCTTCAGCTTCTGCTCCTCCACCTCCACTCCCCCGTTCAGAGGCTACTTCAACCGTGTTGTATCCCATTATTGACCTGGCTGAATCAGAAGCCGATGAGACATCTCATCCAGCAGTCTCTTTTACCGGTTTACCAACATCATCTGAAGAGATCCGTAGTGATAAAGATGCTGTTGAGCAGACCCTCCTCAGGGAACTCGAGGAGATGGGTTTCAAGCAGGTTGATTTGAACAAGGAGATATTGAGGATGAATGAGTATGACTTGGAGCAGTCTGTGGATGATCTCTGTGGTGTGTCTGAGTGGGATCCAATCCTTGAGGAGTTGCAGGAGATG GGTTTCCATGACGAAGAAACTAACAAGAGGCTGCTGAAGAAGAACAATGGGAGTATCAAGGGTGTGGTGATGGATCTTCTTACCGGGGAGAAAGCTTAG